In the Sandaracinus amylolyticus genome, TTCACGTCTTCGTTGAGGGTGCTCATGCGGACGGAGAGGAGCGCGCTCGGCGCGCACGGTCAACCACGCACGACGCCCAATCGTGCTCCTCGGCCGCGACCGCTCGCTCAGGCGCGATCGCGCGAGCGCCCGCGACGGCGCGACGACGATCCGCCGGACCCGTTCGAGCGCTCGCGCGATCCGCGGCGCGGCTCGGGCTTCGCGGGAGGTGCGCTCGCGGCGGCCTCCTGCTCGCGCATCTCCTGGAGCTCACGACTCACGCGCTCGAGCTCGCGCGCGTCGATCGGGGTCTCCTCGGCCCCGGTCTCGGGCGCGGCGGCGTCGGGCTCCGCGCTCGCCGTCTCGCGATGCGACGCGCTCTTCGCGGCGTCCTCGAGCGCGATCACGCGCGCGCCGAAGCGGGCCGCAGCGCGTCGCGACGCGTCGCTGCGCGGCGACGCCACGCGCCACTCGACGAACGCCGCCATCGTCTCCTCCGCGGCGCGACGCAGCGGCGTGCCCGGAGCCAACCGCTTGGTGGTCTCGCGGAGCATGTCCACCGCCGCGTCCATCGACTGCGCGATCGCGAGGGCCTGCTTGAAGTCGAGGTTTCCGCCCATCATCGCGCGCCGCATGCGGTCGTACGCGTCGCGGAGACCGCGCGCGCAGAGCCGCGCACGCCACGCCTCGAGCACCACGGGCTCGCGCTCCGGTTCCTGCTCGGTTGCCACGCCGCTCGGTTCTGCATGTCGCGTACCGCGAAGAGGATGGCGCGCGAGCCACGTTTCCGATGAAGCGCGGGGCGCCGCACGATTCGCGCGGAGCGCGACGCCGCGCGACCCCGCCCCGACGTAGCGTCGCGCCTCGCCGCGCGCGTGGACCCCGCTGGCGGTGCGGTGCGCAGGGCCCCATCGTGAGCGCATGTCGACGCTCTTCGGCACGCCGCTTCCCGTCGTCCTCGCGCCGATGGCCGGTGGTCCCACGACGCCCGCGTTGGTGATCGCGGTGTGCGGAGCCGGAGGGCTCGGATCCCTCGCCGGTGGATACTCCGCGCCCGACGCGATCCGCGCGCAGATCCGCGAGGTGCGCGCGAAGACCGATCGACCCTTCGCGGTGAACCTCTTCGTGCCGGGCGAGGCGACGATCGCCGACGACGCGCGCACGCGCGACGCGCGCGACGCGCTCGCACCGTACCGGCTCGCGCTGGGCCTCGAGAGCACCGCGCTCGACGTGTCGTCGCCGTCGTTCGATGCGCAGCTCGCCGTGCTGATCGAAGAGCGCGTGCCCTTCTTCTCGTTCACGTTCGGCATCCCGCATCGCGATGCGCTCGACGCGTGCCGTCGCGCGGGGATCACGACGATCGGCACGGCGACGAGCGTCGCCGAGGCGCGCGCGCTCGAGGCCGCGGGCGTCGACGTGATCTGCGCGCAAGGCGCGGAGGCGGGCGGTCATCGCGGCGGGTTCCTCGGCGGCGATGCGGGCGCGCTGATCGGCACGACGGCGCTCGTGCCCGCGATCGTCGACGCGGTGCGGCGCCCGGTGATCGCGGCGGGTGGGATCATGGACGGCCGCGGTGTCGCGGCAGCGCTCGCGCTCGGCGCGTCCGCGGTGCAGCTCGGGACCGCGTTCCTGCGCTGCGCGGAGGCCGGCACGAGCGCGCCCTATCGCGACGCCCTCGCGCGCGCCGACGAGACCTCGACCACGATCACGCGCGCGTTCACCGGCAAGCCTGCGCGCGGCCTCGCGAACCGTTTCGCCCGCGAGATGGAGCGCGCTCCGGTCGCGCCCTACCCGCTGCAGCACGCGCTCACCCGCGATCTGCGGGCCGCGGCGGCGCGCGCCGGCGATGCCGAGCTGCTCTCGCTCTGGGCGGGTCAGGGCGTCGCGCGAGCGCGCGAGCTCCCGGCAGCGGAGATCGTCGCGTCGATCGCGCGCGAGGCGGGCCTCATCCGCTGATGCGCGCGAGGAACCCCTCGACGCCGGGATCGTTCGCCTCGAGCTCCGCGCCGTCGATCACGACGTGCGCGAGCGCCGCATAACGTCGATCACGCCACGCGAGCAGCGACGCGTAGCAGCGCGGCAGCGCCTCGCTCGGCGTCTCTCCGGCCGCGCACGCGAACGCGTCGCCCCACACCACCGGCTTCGGCTCCTCGAGGTAGCGGCGCAGCATCGCCTCGCGACGCGCCTCGGGCGTGCGCAGGTACACCACGCGCCCCGCGCCGCGCAGCGCCTCGAGCAGCGCATCGGGCAGGTAGATCACGCTGCCGGTGGTGTCGATCACGTGCGGCCGTCCGTCGCGGCACGCATCGAGCGCCTCGCGCGTGACCGCCTCCTCGAGCGCGAGATAGCGCGCTTCGCGCGTGGCGTAGCCCTCGCTCCAGGGCATGCCCATCCAGCGCCCGAGCGCGTGCACGGGCTCCTCGCCCGGCGCGGGCGTGACGATCGACGAGAGCCGCGCGCCGATCTCTCCGTCGCAGTCGTGTCGCACGAAGCCGCGCTGCTCCGCGAGCCGGCGCGCCCAGAAGCTCTTGCCCACGCCGGACATGCCCACGAGGACCAGCGGCTCGACGCTCATGCGCGCGAGCCTGTGCCGCGCGCGCACGACGCGCCATTCGGAGCCATCGGAAGCGCTGCGAACGAGAGCAAGTGGGGCTGGGGCCCCGCGCGCAGCGTTCGGGGTGGGGGGACCCGATCCGGCTTCGCCGGGCGGGGGGAGGGGTCTTCCAAGACCCCTCCGAAAACTCAGCAAGCGGGGCTGGGGCCCCGCGCGCAGCGTTCGGGGTGGGGGGACCCGATCCGGCTTCGCCGGGCGGGGGGAGGGGTCTTCCAAGACCCCTCCGAAACTCAGCGCACGCGCTCGATCATCGCGGCGAGCGAACGTGCTTCGAGCGCCTCGAGCGAGGGGAGCACGACATCGGCCAGCGCGAAGCGCGGATCGCTGCGCTCGGGCACCGCGATGCACGCCATGCACGCGGCCTTCGCCGCGACGAGCCCGTTCAGCGAGTCCTCGAACACCAGGCACGACGTCGGCGCAATCCCGAGCTGCTCCGCGGTGCGCAGGAACACCGCGGGATGCGGCTTGCCGTAGGGCTCGCGCTCCGCGCTCACCACGAGCTCGAATCGTTCGCGGAGCCCGAGCCGTGCGAGCGCCGCCTCGATGAGCCGGAGCGGCGACGACGACGCGACCGCGAGCCGCAGCCCGGCGCGCGCGCAGAGGTCCACCGCGTGCGCACCGCCCGGCTTCGCCGGCGCCTCCTCGCGCAGCAGCGACACCATGCGATCGACGATGCGCGACGTGATCTCCGCGACGCTCGGCGTCTCCCACGGCTGCTGCCGGTGCCGGAGCGCGACGACCTCGTCGATGCGCAGCCCCGTCGTCTCCTCGCACTCCGCGTCGGTGAGGTGCAGGCCGACGCTCGCGAAGTGCTCGATCTCCGCGCGCCGCCACAGCGGCTCGCTGTCCACGAGGAGCCCATCGAGATCGAAGATCGCAGCGCGCAGCACGGGGCGAGCTTGGCTTCGTTCGCACCGTGGGTCGAACCGCACCGGCGGCCAGGAGCCCTGCCCTGCCCCGCGCTCGGCTCACTCGACGCCCGTCACCTCGGTCAGCGTCCACGCCTCGTCGAACGGCGAGTCCATCTCGTAGGCCGTGAAGCGCGCTCCCGAGCGTCCGATGACCACCCACGACTGCCGCGTTCGGGGCGCCCATTCGAACGTGCGCACGCCCTCCATCGTCGTCGCGGTGATCGAGTCGGGCGCCGTGATCACCGTCGTCGACGCGGTGCCGAGGCTCGGGATGTTGGTGACCATCGCGATGTCCGCCGCGGTCGAGAGCCCGTTGTGGATCACGATCGTCTCGACGCCCGCGGTCGGCAGCGGCTCGGGGATCGCCACCGCCTGCCATCCCGCCGCGAGCGAGTCGTCTCCCGCGATCGAGACCAGCGTGCGGCCCACGTTCGTCCCCACGCTCACGTCGTGCGAGACGCCGGTCGCGCAGTCCGTGCTGCGGTGGACGCTCAGCGCCCACGGCCCGCTCCCCGGCGGCACGAAGGGCCCGCGCAGCGCGCCCGCCGGGACCGTCGCGAGCGGCGTCGCGCCGTCGCACACCGTCGCGCTCGTCGTGAGCGAGTTGACGAATCGCACGAGCCGGGACGATCGCAGCGCCGTCGCGCCGGGAAGTCCGGGGATGAACCGGAGGCCCTCCATCGAGTCGAGGTGCGCCGACAGGCGGCCCGCGACGACGACGTAATAAGTGCCCTCGGTGCCCGGGATCCGATCGCCGAGGAGCGCCGCGATGAGCTCCGGAGTCTCTCCGGCCAGCTCGAGCCGCAGCGCGCCGGTGCTCCCGGGGAGGAACGGAAGGACGGCGGAGTCCCCCTCGTGATCGAACGGATTCGGCAGCATCTGCGCGTCGGGGTTGCGCCCTGCGCCGCGCGCGATCAGCCCATCCGTCTCGTCCGCGACCATGTCGACGAGCTGCACGTAGGCGTATCCGTTGGTGTGCAGTCCCTCGGGATTCGACTCCAGCAGTCGCACGCTCGCGCCGATCGATGCCGGGCCGAGCACGAGCAGATATCGACTCTCGGTCGGGATCGGCAGATCGTGGAAGATCGTGATCGTCGGCGGGACGTTCACGCGGAGCGTCTCGCCCACCGGCACGTTCGGGAGGTCGACCACCGCCGACGTGGTGCCGTAGGGAGGGATCGCCACGTGCCCGGTCTCGCCATCGCGATCGTCGTAGCTGATGGTGCCGGTGAGGAACGGATCGGCGTTGAGCACCATGAGCTGGATGCAGCTCGCGCCGCACCCGGTCGGCGCGTCGGCGACGTCCGCGTCGTCCGGTGCGCCGCCGTCCTGCGATGCGCCGCCGTCCTCGCCCGAGCGATGACACCGCATGTCCGACGCTCGGCACGTGAACCCCGTCGGACAATCGGAGTCGGTCGTGCAGGTGAACTGACCGTCTTGCAGCGTCGGGGTGCAGCCCGCGAGCGCGACCACCGCGAGGATCCAGCGCATCTCGAGACTCGACATCAGAAGCTCCCCGAGGCTGCGATTCCGGTCGGACCGAGCTGCAGGCGCGCGTGCTCGCCCGAGCTTCCGCCGCCGCTCGAGAGACCCCACACGAGCCCGACGCCGGCGACCGCCACGCCGACGCCGAGCGCGGCCCAGCCGATCCCGGTCAGCACCGGCGCGTCGTCGTACGCGCGCCTCACCGACGAGAACGGCACGTCGCGCGCGTTCTCCACGGTCGCGACGTCGGCGTAGCCGAAGCCGAGCAGGATCGCGCCCGTGATCGCGACCGCGCCGCCGGTCCCGAGCAGCACCCACGGTGCCGGATCGGGCGCGGGTGCTGCGACGATCTCGGGCTCGGCCGGCTCGGCCGTCTCCACGGTCGCGGGCTCGACCTCGGGCGTCGCCTCCGCGCCCGCCTCGCTCACATCGGCCCGCTCCATCGACGCGCGCAGGATCGCGAGCCGCGCCGCGATCTCCTCGCGCTGCGCCGCGTCCGGCACCGCGGCGATGTACTCCTCGAACGCCGCGACCGCTTCGGCGTCGTGCCGGAGGCGGTCGTGCGCCTGCCCGATGTTGTAGAGCAGCTCGGGGCGGCCGCTCAGCTCGTACGAGCGCCGGAAGTGCCCGAGCGCGTCCTCGTACCGCCCGTCCGCGAACGCCGCCGCGCCCGCCTCGAAGAGCGAGCGCGCCTCCGAGTCGACGCGCACCGCGGACGACGACGCCTGCGCCTCGGCCGTCGTCGACGCGAGCACGACTGGGGCCCCTGACAGCAACACCACCGCGAGCACCGCGAGCGAGCGACGATTCATCGCGGCGGAGAGTACGCGAAATCGCGAGATCCGCGCTCGACCGCGG is a window encoding:
- a CDS encoding NAD(P)H-dependent flavin oxidoreductase, coding for MSTLFGTPLPVVLAPMAGGPTTPALVIAVCGAGGLGSLAGGYSAPDAIRAQIREVRAKTDRPFAVNLFVPGEATIADDARTRDARDALAPYRLALGLESTALDVSSPSFDAQLAVLIEERVPFFSFTFGIPHRDALDACRRAGITTIGTATSVAEARALEAAGVDVICAQGAEAGGHRGGFLGGDAGALIGTTALVPAIVDAVRRPVIAAGGIMDGRGVAAALALGASAVQLGTAFLRCAEAGTSAPYRDALARADETSTTITRAFTGKPARGLANRFAREMERAPVAPYPLQHALTRDLRAAAARAGDAELLSLWAGQGVARARELPAAEIVASIAREAGLIR
- a CDS encoding shikimate kinase — translated: MSVEPLVLVGMSGVGKSFWARRLAEQRGFVRHDCDGEIGARLSSIVTPAPGEEPVHALGRWMGMPWSEGYATREARYLALEEAVTREALDACRDGRPHVIDTTGSVIYLPDALLEALRGAGRVVYLRTPEARREAMLRRYLEEPKPVVWGDAFACAAGETPSEALPRCYASLLAWRDRRYAALAHVVIDGAELEANDPGVEGFLARISG
- the hxpB gene encoding hexitol phosphatase HxpB, which produces MLRAAIFDLDGLLVDSEPLWRRAEIEHFASVGLHLTDAECEETTGLRIDEVVALRHRQQPWETPSVAEITSRIVDRMVSLLREEAPAKPGGAHAVDLCARAGLRLAVASSSPLRLIEAALARLGLRERFELVVSAEREPYGKPHPAVFLRTAEQLGIAPTSCLVFEDSLNGLVAAKAACMACIAVPERSDPRFALADVVLPSLEALEARSLAAMIERVR
- a CDS encoding dickkopf-related protein; its protein translation is MSSLEMRWILAVVALAGCTPTLQDGQFTCTTDSDCPTGFTCRASDMRCHRSGEDGGASQDGGAPDDADVADAPTGCGASCIQLMVLNADPFLTGTISYDDRDGETGHVAIPPYGTTSAVVDLPNVPVGETLRVNVPPTITIFHDLPIPTESRYLLVLGPASIGASVRLLESNPEGLHTNGYAYVQLVDMVADETDGLIARGAGRNPDAQMLPNPFDHEGDSAVLPFLPGSTGALRLELAGETPELIAALLGDRIPGTEGTYYVVVAGRLSAHLDSMEGLRFIPGLPGATALRSSRLVRFVNSLTTSATVCDGATPLATVPAGALRGPFVPPGSGPWALSVHRSTDCATGVSHDVSVGTNVGRTLVSIAGDDSLAAGWQAVAIPEPLPTAGVETIVIHNGLSTAADIAMVTNIPSLGTASTTVITAPDSITATTMEGVRTFEWAPRTRQSWVVIGRSGARFTAYEMDSPFDEAWTLTEVTGVE
- a CDS encoding tetratricopeptide repeat protein; amino-acid sequence: MNRRSLAVLAVVLLSGAPVVLASTTAEAQASSSAVRVDSEARSLFEAGAAAFADGRYEDALGHFRRSYELSGRPELLYNIGQAHDRLRHDAEAVAAFEEYIAAVPDAAQREEIAARLAILRASMERADVSEAGAEATPEVEPATVETAEPAEPEIVAAPAPDPAPWVLLGTGGAVAITGAILLGFGYADVATVENARDVPFSSVRRAYDDAPVLTGIGWAALGVGVAVAGVGLVWGLSSGGGSSGEHARLQLGPTGIAASGSF